A portion of the Ferrovum sp. JA12 genome contains these proteins:
- the dut gene encoding dUTP diphosphatase: protein MDELQIKILDQRLSEDLLPSYGTLGAAGLDLRACSHDVMIIEPGQTELIPTGIAIHIEQPQFAGMILPRSGLGHKHGIVLGNLVGLIDSDYQGQIFVSLWNRSQSAFELKPLERIAQLVIVPVMQVKLNVVNEFKDSHRGSGGFGSTGRV from the coding sequence ATGGATGAGTTACAGATAAAAATATTAGATCAGCGCTTAAGTGAGGATTTGTTACCCAGTTACGGTACTTTGGGCGCGGCGGGATTGGATCTCAGGGCTTGTTCCCATGACGTGATGATTATCGAGCCAGGACAAACAGAACTCATTCCCACAGGTATTGCCATTCACATTGAACAGCCTCAGTTTGCGGGTATGATTTTACCTCGTTCAGGTTTGGGACATAAACACGGCATTGTATTAGGTAACCTCGTGGGCTTAATTGACTCTGACTACCAAGGACAAATATTTGTGTCTCTATGGAATCGTAGTCAAAGCGCCTTTGAGTTAAAACCACTAGAAAGAATTGCTCAACTTGTTATTGTCCCAGTTATGCAGGTTAAACTTAATGTGGTTAACGAGTTTAAGGACAGCCACCGGGGTAGTGGTGGTTTTGGTAGCACAGGTCGCGTATGA
- the rpmB gene encoding 50S ribosomal protein L28, which translates to MARVCAVTGKKPMVGNNVSHANNKTKRRFLPNLQYRRFWLESQNRWIRLRVSNAGLRLIDKKGIEAVLAELDEKALQA; encoded by the coding sequence ATGGCACGCGTATGTGCAGTGACAGGAAAAAAACCCATGGTTGGCAATAACGTTTCACACGCCAACAATAAAACCAAACGTCGTTTTCTGCCCAATTTGCAGTATCGTCGTTTTTGGCTTGAGAGTCAGAACCGCTGGATACGCTTACGTGTTTCCAATGCTGGTCTGCGCTTAATTGATAAAAAAGGTATTGAAGCTGTTCTGGCAGAGCTAGACGAAAAAGCTCTTCAAGCCTAA
- a CDS encoding HD domain-containing phosphohydrolase, with protein sequence MIKSDQQDYSFPLLQSVVESVPRAVFWKDRHSRYLGCNTLFAHYAGLTHPDEVIGKTDFEMAWKDQADIYRAEDIRVMESGILKLDYIEPKNTPDGQIIWLRMLKVALRDANQNIIGMLGIYEDVTAQKQIEDNHKMVTRALNLLSKCTSVLVHAQNEEELLTKVCKLAVEGGGYLMAWSGFAEHDAAKTVRPVAQSGYEEDYLDRVTISWSDTELGQGPTGTAIRTGTTVVNQDCLTNPKMAPWREAALKRGYQSSIALPLIFEKRILGALTVYASEPYAFVSDEVALLEELTKDLAYGIQSLRTRAEHDLIVTQQRQHDNILRQSLEDSIKAIADIIEARDPYTSGHQSRVSQLAVAIAKEIGLSEDSIVGLKLAASVHDLGKISIPAEILTKPGRLTDVEYKLVQQHAQSGYDILKNIKFPWPIATVVWQHHERMNGTGYPQGLQGDQILLESRILAVADVFDAMASYRPYRPALGAEVALKEIEQGRDSLYDTVVVDACLKLFREGKLGVQV encoded by the coding sequence ATGATTAAAAGCGATCAACAGGATTACAGTTTCCCTCTTCTCCAAAGTGTTGTTGAAAGCGTTCCACGAGCTGTCTTCTGGAAAGATCGCCACTCACGATATTTGGGGTGTAACACGCTGTTTGCACATTATGCTGGGTTAACTCATCCTGACGAGGTGATCGGAAAAACCGACTTTGAAATGGCTTGGAAGGATCAAGCAGACATTTATCGCGCTGAGGACATTCGCGTGATGGAATCAGGAATTCTCAAACTCGACTATATTGAGCCTAAAAACACCCCAGATGGACAGATCATTTGGTTGCGCATGTTAAAAGTCGCATTGCGAGACGCAAACCAAAATATAATTGGTATGTTGGGTATCTACGAAGATGTCACTGCACAAAAGCAGATAGAGGATAACCATAAGATGGTGACTCGCGCGCTCAATCTGCTGAGCAAATGCACCTCGGTGCTGGTGCATGCACAGAACGAAGAAGAGCTGCTTACTAAAGTATGCAAATTAGCCGTGGAAGGCGGTGGCTATTTGATGGCCTGGAGTGGCTTCGCTGAGCATGACGCAGCCAAAACTGTGCGTCCAGTGGCGCAATCCGGCTACGAAGAAGATTATCTAGATCGGGTAACTATCTCTTGGTCAGATACCGAACTGGGACAAGGCCCAACTGGTACCGCAATTAGAACGGGAACCACGGTAGTTAATCAGGATTGCCTGACTAATCCGAAAATGGCTCCATGGCGTGAAGCCGCATTAAAGCGTGGTTACCAATCAAGCATAGCGCTTCCTCTTATCTTCGAAAAACGCATATTGGGTGCCCTGACCGTTTACGCGTCAGAGCCTTACGCTTTTGTCTCAGATGAAGTGGCCTTACTCGAGGAACTGACCAAGGATCTGGCCTACGGTATCCAATCACTGCGTACAAGGGCCGAACACGACCTTATAGTTACCCAGCAACGCCAACACGATAACATACTGCGTCAAAGCCTTGAAGACTCCATCAAGGCCATCGCCGATATTATTGAAGCACGCGACCCATACACCTCCGGCCATCAATCACGCGTCAGCCAGTTGGCCGTCGCCATTGCCAAGGAAATAGGCTTGTCAGAAGATTCAATCGTTGGCCTTAAACTGGCCGCGAGCGTTCATGATCTTGGAAAAATCAGTATTCCAGCAGAAATTCTTACTAAACCTGGCCGATTGACAGACGTTGAATATAAGCTCGTGCAGCAGCATGCGCAGTCTGGATATGACATTCTTAAAAACATCAAATTTCCATGGCCCATCGCAACTGTTGTATGGCAGCATCACGAAAGGATGAACGGCACGGGCTATCCCCAGGGACTTCAGGGTGACCAAATTCTATTGGAGTCGCGTATCCTAGCAGTGGCTGACGTGTTCGATGCGATGGCTTCATACCGACCATATCGCCCAGCACTGGGGGCTGAGGTAGCCCTGAAGGAAATTGAGCAAGGGCGTGATAGCCTCTACGATACCGTAGTTGTTGATGCCTGCCTAAAACTGTTTCGTGAGGGAAAATTAGGGGTTCAGGTATAA
- the coaBC gene encoding bifunctional phosphopantothenoylcysteine decarboxylase/phosphopantothenate--cysteine ligase CoaBC, whose translation MNNMQNKHILLGVCGGIAAYKSAYLVRLLQNSGFSVQVMMTEAATHFVTPVTFQALSGQAVLTDIWDPRIPNRMAHIEATRIAQAMLIAPATSNVMAKLATGIADDLLTTTALARNCPLLVAPAMNREMWGHPSTRRNIEQLQRDGVNIIGPASGHQACGEVGEGRMEEPEIILLMLKRALTTKHWEGRRVLVTAGPTLESIDPVRAITNHSSGKMGYAIVDALIAQGAEVTLITGPVALSSPVGAKVIAVMSAEQMLHAVHEHIENQDVFFSVAAVADYRPEQTQAQKIKKSGAPLALQLTATVDILASVTRLPKPPFCVGFAAETNSVNDYAQHKRVAKNIPVIVANHAQHALGQEDNEVVIIDETGQYPLAKAHKSEVAERIIEHVLKLL comes from the coding sequence ATGAATAACATGCAAAATAAACATATCTTATTAGGTGTTTGCGGAGGGATCGCTGCCTATAAATCCGCCTATTTAGTTCGCTTATTGCAGAACAGTGGGTTTTCTGTCCAAGTCATGATGACCGAGGCGGCTACTCATTTTGTCACCCCTGTCACCTTTCAAGCTTTAAGTGGTCAAGCAGTATTAACTGATATCTGGGATCCTCGAATTCCTAACCGCATGGCCCATATTGAAGCCACCAGAATAGCCCAAGCCATGTTGATAGCTCCAGCCACGTCCAATGTGATGGCTAAACTTGCTACGGGAATAGCGGATGATCTTCTCACTACTACAGCGCTAGCCCGTAATTGTCCATTGTTAGTGGCTCCTGCTATGAATCGGGAAATGTGGGGGCACCCCTCCACCAGACGTAACATAGAGCAGTTACAGCGTGATGGAGTCAACATTATCGGTCCGGCCTCTGGGCATCAAGCTTGTGGTGAAGTGGGGGAGGGGAGAATGGAAGAGCCGGAAATCATCCTCTTAATGCTAAAGCGTGCTTTAACCACTAAACACTGGGAAGGACGTCGGGTATTGGTGACCGCTGGGCCTACCCTGGAGAGTATCGACCCGGTGAGAGCCATTACTAACCATAGCTCAGGCAAGATGGGGTATGCCATAGTGGACGCATTAATTGCACAAGGAGCAGAGGTCACCTTAATTACTGGGCCAGTGGCTCTAAGCTCTCCTGTCGGAGCTAAGGTGATTGCAGTGATGAGTGCTGAGCAGATGTTGCATGCTGTACATGAACACATTGAGAATCAGGATGTATTTTTTTCAGTGGCGGCTGTGGCTGATTACCGACCAGAACAGACTCAAGCTCAAAAGATTAAAAAAAGTGGAGCGCCCTTAGCGCTTCAGCTAACCGCTACCGTTGATATTTTAGCTTCAGTGACTCGACTCCCTAAGCCCCCTTTTTGCGTGGGTTTTGCAGCAGAAACCAATAGTGTTAATGACTACGCTCAACACAAAAGAGTGGCTAAAAACATTCCAGTGATTGTTGCCAATCATGCTCAACATGCTTTGGGCCAAGAGGATAATGAGGTAGTGATTATTGATGAAACAGGCCAATATCCTCTAGCGAAAGCCCATAAAAGTGAAGTGGCAGAGAGAATTATTGAACATGTGTTGAAGTTACTTTGA
- a CDS encoding MOSC domain-containing protein — protein MTRIFVGSIKAIRQTGTPSGINKEEVREPVFCSSLGFKGDMQADLSVHGGPDKAVHYYPSSHYAELQRFFPEIVSNLQPGSLGENLSYHLFDESNVRIGEVWKVGEVYFQITQPRHPCWKIDAKFATKGLTAFITEQLLTGWYFKVLEPGLVSPNDSWQRVESSNCRFTVREVQEICRQHRPKVEDLDHISSTAGIAKRWSHTLIERLRWIEAHPHI, from the coding sequence GTGACGCGCATTTTTGTGGGTTCAATTAAAGCCATTCGCCAAACCGGAACTCCCTCAGGGATTAATAAAGAGGAAGTAAGGGAACCGGTGTTTTGTTCTTCCTTAGGGTTCAAGGGTGACATGCAGGCGGATCTATCGGTACATGGCGGACCTGATAAGGCTGTTCATTATTATCCTAGTAGTCATTATGCTGAATTACAGCGCTTTTTTCCTGAAATTGTGAGTAATCTTCAGCCAGGCTCCCTAGGTGAAAACCTTTCTTATCATTTATTTGATGAGTCTAATGTTCGCATTGGTGAGGTGTGGAAAGTGGGGGAGGTGTATTTTCAAATTACCCAACCTCGTCATCCATGTTGGAAAATCGATGCTAAGTTTGCAACCAAAGGATTAACGGCGTTTATTACTGAGCAGTTGTTAACCGGTTGGTACTTTAAGGTTTTAGAACCGGGGCTGGTGAGTCCAAATGATTCATGGCAGCGAGTGGAAAGTAGTAACTGTCGATTTACGGTCAGAGAAGTGCAGGAGATTTGTCGTCAACATCGGCCGAAAGTGGAGGATTTAGATCATATTTCAAGCACAGCTGGTATTGCAAAACGTTGGTCCCATACTTTAATTGAGCGATTAAGATGGATTGAGGCTCACCCACATATTTAA
- a CDS encoding PepSY domain-containing protein: MSNVLAYSGESYAKDAKISIDEARKIALKAFPGTVVEEELEHKTGGSGLRFSFDIRSAKHVTHEVGIDAKDGKVLQNSKDNDE; encoded by the coding sequence ATGAGTAATGTATTGGCTTATAGTGGTGAGAGTTACGCAAAAGATGCAAAAATTTCTATTGATGAGGCTCGTAAAATTGCTTTAAAGGCTTTTCCTGGAACTGTGGTTGAAGAAGAGTTAGAGCATAAAACCGGTGGTAGTGGTTTACGTTTTTCCTTTGACATTCGTTCAGCAAAACACGTTACCCATGAAGTGGGTATTGATGCTAAAGATGGTAAAGTTCTACAAAACAGCAAAGACAATGATGAATAA
- a CDS encoding cytochrome b encodes MSTLMSLDSKKVMRMLERYPLAFQLTHWITAVTIVVLLILIETRDLFASDDLRHQMLIWHMELGVLVVLLFLLRLIQRPFFRVIEAPDIPIPQSKRLSHAVHVVLYLLLLLAPLVGLLAKQMRGDDVPFFGFILPVFISDDVGLPYAKTTKNIHEYLGNWLMYVAMLHICAAFVHQWFFKDRLLLRMLPRFLTKEK; translated from the coding sequence ATGAGTACATTAATGAGTCTTGATAGTAAGAAAGTAATGAGAATGTTGGAGCGTTATCCATTGGCTTTTCAACTCACTCACTGGATAACAGCTGTAACGATTGTTGTTTTATTAATATTAATTGAAACTCGTGATTTATTCGCCAGTGATGACTTACGGCATCAAATGTTAATTTGGCATATGGAGTTAGGCGTTTTAGTCGTATTGCTTTTTTTATTAAGACTGATTCAAAGGCCTTTTTTTAGAGTCATTGAAGCACCAGATATCCCTATTCCGCAGTCAAAGAGGCTGAGTCATGCAGTACATGTTGTATTGTACTTATTATTATTGTTAGCCCCTTTAGTCGGTTTACTAGCTAAACAAATGAGGGGAGATGATGTTCCTTTTTTTGGTTTCATATTACCGGTTTTTATTAGTGATGATGTGGGACTTCCATACGCTAAAACCACTAAAAATATACATGAGTATCTTGGCAATTGGTTGATGTACGTAGCCATGTTGCACATTTGCGCTGCGTTTGTCCACCAATGGTTTTTTAAAGACCGTTTATTGTTAAGGATGCTACCCCGTTTTTTAACCAAGGAGAAATAA
- the rpmG gene encoding 50S ribosomal protein L33, translating to MRDKIKLESTAGTGHFYTTTKNKKTTPEKMEIKKFDPVARKHVAYKEAKIK from the coding sequence ATGCGCGATAAAATAAAGTTAGAGTCCACTGCAGGAACAGGCCACTTTTATACCACTACAAAAAATAAAAAGACCACTCCTGAAAAAATGGAAATCAAAAAGTTTGATCCAGTTGCCCGTAAGCATGTTGCTTACAAAGAAGCTAAAATTAAATAA